Proteins found in one Mytilus edulis chromosome 2, xbMytEdul2.2, whole genome shotgun sequence genomic segment:
- the LOC139511142 gene encoding craniofacial development protein 2-like produces the protein MELFSNKLTPRIGTWNVRTLYQSGKCAQVTKEMDRYKIEILGLSEVRWNTSGMTNLNTGHTIIYSGNTKQNDPHEKGVGFLITKRSKTALLEWNPISPRIITARFNSRFQKKTLIQVYAPTNGADDCEKEDFYHSLQTTIEKVPKRDLLVLMGDLNAKVGSERKGWDREIDPHGIGKMNENGELFADFCTTNNLVIGGTLFKHKNCHKVTWVSPAGNAENQIDHITISQRWRSSLQDVRVKWGADAASDHHLVIGSIKMKLLAQKKSVVKRRKFNVGKLKIPNIREEFQISLQNRFSAISDLDIEENDINNTWEQTKNVILETCEETLGYMQYKR, from the coding sequence ATGGAGCTGTTTTCAAACAAACTCACCCCCAGAATAGGCACATGGAATGTAAGAACACTATACCAAAGTGGTAAATGTGCACAAGTAACAAAAGAGATGGATAGATACAAGATCGAAATTCTAGGACTAAGTGAAGTTAGATGGAACACATCAGGCATGACAAATTTGAATACAGGCCACACCATCATATATTCCGGAAACACCAAACAAAATGACCCACACGAAAAGGGAGTTGGATTTCTAATAACGAAAAGATCTAAAACAGCTTTGCTGGAGTGGAATCCCATCTCACCAAGAATTATCACAGCACGCTTTAACTCAcgtttccaaaaaaaaaccctgATACAAGTATACGCCCCAACAAATGGTGCAGATGACTGTGAAAAGGAAGACTTCTACCACTCATTACAAACAACTATAGAAAAAGTGCCAAAAAGAGACCTATTGGTACTAATGGGTGACCTAAATGCTAAGGTTGGATCAGAAAGAAAGGGATGGGATAGAGAAATCGACCCCCATGGGATaggaaaaatgaacgaaaacggTGAACTGTTTGCAGACTTCTGTACTACCAACAACCTTGTCATAGGAGGAACACTCTTCAAACACAAGAACTGCCATAAGGTAACCTGGGTGTCACCAGCAGGAAATGCAGAAAACCAAATAGACCACATAACTATTTCTCAGAGATGGAGGTCTTCACTGCAAGATGTAAGGGTAAAATGGGGAGCAGATGCAGCATCAGACCATCATTTAGTTATAGGGTCAATAAAGATGAAACTTTTAGCCCAAAAAAAATCAGTTGTCAAAAGAAGAAAGTTCAACGTTGGGAAGCTGAAAATACCAAACATAAGAGAAGAATTCCAAATATCTCTTCAAAATAGATTCTCAGCTATAAGTGACCTGGATATAGAGGAGAATGATATTAACAACACATGGGAGCAGACAAAAAATGTAATACTAGAAACATGTGAGGAAACATTAGGATACATGCAGTATAAACGCTAA